From one Paeniglutamicibacter psychrophenolicus genomic stretch:
- a CDS encoding glutaredoxin family protein codes for MELTLYTSAFCAPCVRARSVLRDAGKLLAQANIREVDVLSHLAESEEAGIVSTPTLVVRRDGTEVFRASGVPSVQQVLAAAALALD; via the coding sequence ATGGAACTTACCCTTTACACCTCCGCATTCTGTGCACCGTGCGTGCGCGCCCGCTCCGTGCTCCGCGATGCGGGCAAGCTGCTGGCGCAGGCGAACATCCGCGAGGTCGATGTGCTCTCGCACCTGGCCGAATCCGAGGAGGCGGGCATCGTTTCCACCCCCACGCTGGTGGTACGCAGGGACGGCACCGAGGTGTTCAGGGCTTCGGGGGTGCCCAGCGTGCAGCAGGTCCTGGCCGCGGCGGCGCTCGCACTGGATTAG
- a CDS encoding ABC transporter ATP-binding protein produces the protein MIRIDSVTKSYSGKTVVDAVSTTIPAGGVTSIIGPNGAGKSTLLSLISRLIPMDSGAVSIAGLDIGRTPSKDLAKSMAILRQENHITMRLRVRDLVGFGRFPHSGGHPTTEDRAHIEAAMDQLDLAEMADSFLDELSGGQRQRAYIAMVLAQDTDYLLLDEPLNNLDMKHSVEMMRMIRKLADDLGKTVVIVIHDINFASCYSDTILAMRRGVLVHQGAPSEIMTQEVLRDIYDIDIRIEEIDGNRIGVYFA, from the coding sequence GTGATCCGCATTGATTCGGTGACCAAGTCCTACTCCGGCAAAACCGTGGTGGACGCGGTGAGCACCACCATTCCCGCCGGCGGTGTCACCTCCATCATCGGGCCCAACGGCGCGGGCAAGTCCACGCTGCTGTCGCTGATTTCGCGGCTGATCCCGATGGATTCCGGTGCGGTGTCGATTGCCGGGCTGGATATCGGGCGCACCCCCAGCAAGGACCTGGCCAAGTCGATGGCGATCCTGCGGCAGGAAAACCACATCACCATGCGCCTGCGCGTGCGCGACCTGGTGGGCTTCGGGCGCTTCCCGCACTCCGGCGGGCACCCGACCACCGAGGACCGCGCGCACATCGAGGCCGCCATGGACCAGCTGGATTTGGCCGAGATGGCCGACAGCTTCCTCGACGAGCTCTCCGGCGGACAGCGCCAGCGCGCCTACATCGCGATGGTGCTGGCGCAGGACACCGACTACCTGCTGCTGGACGAACCGCTGAACAACCTGGACATGAAGCACTCGGTGGAAATGATGCGGATGATCCGCAAGCTGGCCGACGACCTGGGCAAGACCGTGGTGATCGTCATCCACGACATCAACTTCGCTTCCTGCTACTCGGACACCATCCTGGCGATGCGCCGAGGCGTGCTGGTGCACCAGGGCGCGCCCTCCGAAATCATGACCCAAGAGGTGCTGCGCGACATCTACGACATCGACATCCGGATCGAGGAGATCGACGGCAACCGGATCGGCGTGTACTTCGCCTGA
- a CDS encoding iron chelate uptake ABC transporter family permease subunit: protein MPKTLPPASAGTLRALPRRNFSPALLSPKRISPAALITVLAVITLGCVVAFMVIDLRGNLSYALSRRGIRVGAMVVVAVAVGLSTLMFQTVTANRILTPSIMGFDSLYILIQTALVFTLGSSTLLTASPALKFGVEVGLMIVFSALLYRWLFTGGTGALHLMLLVGIVIGTLFRGFSSLLQRLMEPSEYIVLQDLFFASFNQVEPLLLGISAVIVALVAAVVWKLRKSFDVLALGRETAINLGVDHRRIVTLVLVLCSILVAISTALVGPVTFFGLLVVSLAYQMVRKFSHAALIPIVCLLGAITLIGGQLLLERVFGFATALSVIIEFAGGLLFLYLLLKGSLK, encoded by the coding sequence ATGCCTAAGACACTCCCGCCGGCAAGCGCCGGGACCCTCCGGGCCCTGCCCCGGCGCAATTTCTCCCCCGCGCTGCTCTCGCCCAAGCGGATCTCCCCCGCCGCGCTGATCACGGTGCTGGCCGTGATCACCCTGGGCTGCGTCGTGGCCTTCATGGTGATCGACCTGCGTGGGAACCTCTCCTACGCGCTGAGTCGCCGCGGCATCCGCGTCGGAGCCATGGTCGTGGTGGCCGTCGCGGTGGGCCTGTCCACGCTGATGTTCCAGACCGTGACGGCCAACCGCATCCTGACCCCCTCGATCATGGGCTTCGACTCGCTGTACATCCTGATCCAGACCGCGTTGGTGTTCACGCTGGGCTCCTCCACGTTGCTCACCGCCTCCCCCGCGCTGAAGTTCGGGGTGGAAGTGGGGCTGATGATCGTGTTCTCCGCGCTGCTCTACCGCTGGTTGTTCACCGGCGGCACCGGGGCGCTGCACCTGATGCTGCTGGTGGGCATCGTGATCGGCACGCTCTTCCGCGGATTCTCCTCATTGCTGCAGCGCTTGATGGAACCGAGCGAATACATCGTGCTGCAGGACCTCTTCTTCGCCTCCTTCAACCAGGTCGAGCCGCTGCTGCTGGGGATCTCCGCGGTCATTGTGGCGCTGGTTGCGGCCGTGGTGTGGAAGCTGCGCAAGAGCTTCGACGTGCTGGCCCTCGGCCGCGAAACGGCCATCAACCTGGGTGTGGACCACCGGCGCATCGTCACCCTGGTGCTGGTGCTCTGCTCGATCCTGGTCGCGATCTCCACGGCGTTGGTGGGACCGGTGACCTTCTTCGGGCTGCTGGTGGTCTCGCTGGCCTACCAAATGGTGCGCAAGTTCTCCCACGCCGCCCTCATCCCCATCGTCTGCCTGCTCGGGGCCATCACGCTGATCGGCGGCCAGCTGCTGCTCGAACGGGTCTTCGGCTTCGCCACCGCGCTGAGCGTGATCATCGAGTTCGCCGGCGGCCTGCTGTTCCTCTACCTGCTCCTGAAGGGTTCCCTGAAGTGA
- a CDS encoding permease: MRALALAWMLGRPGHGRRAPLLLTMGAYALVSALVLTVTAGALSFTRVQNELTGMYLMLAGLAVVLLLVPLAVLGAAAARLSARSQDTRLSTVRLLGGTPGLVVGITIIESSATALAGAVGGVLLYAAAAPAVGLVHFQGSAIGSAMWLEPGIIALMVGAVALIAAISAAVGLRKVIVSPLGVRNRTTTPKPRWIRAVIVAALILVVSLAFSMLSVFASMAVILAVLLGGFALGLGALNLVGPWAVRVIGTSKLKRAQGPAQLLAARVILENPAQAWRQVSGVAMTSFVAVVGGSGAALMNTAGAESDPGSPDSLLAADVMTGVLITLVASFISVACSTAITQAAATLDRADLYSGLHRLGMERATMEKARVGSVMAPVIGVGIGAVIVSGVLVFPLAGMAVIFAPVSVGIILLTLLAGVLAVRGAVALTATGGVLKLGKSG; the protein is encoded by the coding sequence ATGCGCGCGCTGGCCCTGGCCTGGATGCTGGGCCGGCCCGGCCACGGGCGCCGGGCCCCGTTGCTGCTCACCATGGGGGCCTATGCCCTGGTCTCGGCGCTGGTGCTCACCGTCACCGCCGGCGCCCTGTCCTTCACCCGCGTGCAAAACGAGTTGACCGGCATGTACCTGATGCTGGCCGGGCTCGCGGTGGTGCTGCTGCTGGTTCCGCTGGCGGTGCTCGGCGCGGCCGCCGCCCGGCTCTCGGCCCGTAGCCAGGACACCAGGCTGTCCACCGTCCGCCTGCTCGGAGGCACCCCGGGGCTGGTTGTGGGAATCACCATCATCGAATCCAGCGCAACCGCCCTGGCCGGTGCGGTGGGCGGGGTGCTGCTCTATGCCGCCGCCGCTCCGGCGGTCGGCCTGGTCCACTTCCAGGGCTCTGCCATCGGGTCCGCGATGTGGCTGGAACCGGGCATTATCGCCCTGATGGTGGGGGCCGTGGCGCTCATCGCCGCGATCTCCGCGGCCGTGGGCCTGCGCAAGGTCATCGTCTCCCCGTTGGGCGTGCGCAACCGCACCACCACCCCGAAGCCGCGCTGGATCCGCGCGGTGATCGTTGCGGCCCTGATCCTGGTGGTTTCCCTGGCTTTTTCGATGCTCTCGGTCTTTGCCTCCATGGCGGTCATCCTTGCCGTGCTGCTCGGCGGCTTCGCGCTGGGCCTGGGCGCGTTGAACCTGGTGGGCCCGTGGGCCGTGCGGGTCATCGGGACCTCCAAGCTCAAGCGCGCGCAGGGCCCGGCCCAGCTGCTGGCCGCCCGGGTGATCCTGGAAAACCCGGCGCAGGCCTGGCGGCAGGTTTCCGGCGTCGCGATGACCAGTTTCGTCGCGGTGGTCGGTGGAAGCGGCGCCGCGCTGATGAACACGGCGGGTGCCGAGTCCGACCCCGGCAGCCCGGACTCGCTGCTGGCCGCCGACGTGATGACCGGCGTGCTGATCACCCTGGTCGCCTCGTTCATCTCGGTGGCCTGCTCCACGGCCATCACCCAGGCGGCGGCCACGCTGGATCGTGCCGACCTTTACTCCGGGCTTCACCGGCTGGGCATGGAGCGGGCCACCATGGAAAAGGCGCGCGTCGGCTCCGTCATGGCCCCGGTGATCGGGGTCGGCATCGGCGCGGTCATCGTCAGCGGCGTGCTGGTCTTCCCGCTGGCCGGCATGGCCGTCATCTTCGCCCCGGTCTCGGTGGGCATCATCCTGCTCACCCTGCTGGCCGGGGTGCTTGCGGTGCGCGGCGCCGTGGCCCTGACCGCCACCGGCGGCGTGCTGAAGCTGGGCAAATCCGGCTAG
- a CDS encoding sugar phosphate isomerase/epimerase family protein, with amino-acid sequence MATEPTAGTATEPATKPATGQGTHPVTLFTGQWADLPLEEVARLAASWGYDGLEIAASGDHLDLKRADEDAAYLDSRREILDRHGLGVHAISNHLTGQAVCDDPIDFRHQNIVRDYTWGDGDPEGVRQRAAEDMKRAARVARKLGVDTVVGFTGSKIWQYIAMFPPVPAAVIEAGYEDFAARWNPILDVFDDQGVRFAHEVHPSEIAYDYHSSIRTLEAIGHREAFGFNWDPSHMMWQNIDPVAFIWDFKDRIYHVDCKDTRMRTPNGRAGVLGSHLPWGDPRRGWDFVSTGRGDVPWEDAFRTLRSIGYTGPISVEWEDAGMDRLHGAAEAHDFVRSLLWETPATSFDAAFSNQDR; translated from the coding sequence ATGGCCACGGAACCAACCGCCGGCACTGCCACCGAACCGGCCACCAAACCGGCCACCGGCCAAGGGACGCATCCGGTCACGCTGTTCACCGGCCAATGGGCGGACCTGCCCCTCGAGGAGGTCGCACGGCTCGCCGCGTCCTGGGGCTACGACGGGCTGGAGATCGCTGCCTCCGGCGACCACCTGGATTTGAAACGTGCCGACGAAGATGCCGCCTACCTGGACTCCCGCCGCGAAATCCTGGACCGCCACGGCCTTGGCGTCCACGCCATCTCCAACCACCTCACCGGCCAGGCGGTGTGCGACGACCCCATCGACTTCCGCCACCAAAACATCGTGCGCGACTACACCTGGGGCGACGGGGACCCCGAGGGCGTGCGGCAGCGCGCGGCCGAGGACATGAAGCGCGCGGCCCGGGTGGCGCGCAAGCTCGGGGTCGACACCGTCGTGGGGTTCACCGGCTCGAAGATCTGGCAGTACATCGCGATGTTCCCGCCCGTTCCCGCGGCGGTCATCGAGGCGGGGTACGAGGACTTCGCCGCGCGCTGGAACCCGATCCTGGACGTGTTCGACGACCAGGGTGTCCGCTTCGCCCACGAGGTCCACCCGTCCGAGATCGCCTACGACTACCACTCCTCCATCCGGACCCTGGAGGCCATCGGGCACCGGGAAGCGTTCGGCTTCAACTGGGACCCCAGCCACATGATGTGGCAGAACATCGACCCGGTGGCCTTCATCTGGGACTTCAAGGACCGGATCTACCATGTCGACTGCAAGGACACCCGGATGCGCACCCCCAACGGCCGGGCCGGGGTGCTCGGCTCCCACCTGCCCTGGGGGGATCCGCGCCGCGGCTGGGACTTCGTCTCCACCGGGCGCGGGGACGTGCCCTGGGAAGATGCGTTCCGGACGCTGCGCTCCATCGGCTACACCGGACCGATCTCCGTGGAATGGGAAGACGCCGGGATGGACCGGCTGCACGGGGCCGCCGAGGCGCACGACTTCGTGCGCTCGCTGCTCTGGGAAACCCCGGCAACAAGCTTCGACGCCGCCTTCAGCAACCAGGACCGGTAG
- a CDS encoding substrate-binding domain-containing protein, with amino-acid sequence MTLAVGAVAALALVGCTTDPTVTGPGASTTPATTSAAAESSTAPSTPSTEWFDQAVYDEQFAQRSVTPEGPADKPYLQHINAEMVSTAKYKSTGAKKACFANASISNPWRQTGWITMNEQLKELQKSGAISEMETRDAKDSDDTQIADIDYFINEGECDVFIISPNSTAAMTPAVERACKTDKPVIVFDRGVQTDCPVTFIHPIGGFAWGIDTAEFLNDNLQSGDKVVALRILPGVDVLEQRWAAAEKLFKESGVEAVDYFTGADPVEIKKIISDELAKGEVKGIWMDAGDGAVAAIEAFEDAGKALPVMTGEDELSFLRKWKDTGITALGPVYSNFQWRTPLLAAADIFAGKEVPKEWVLPQSPITSADLDSYLTANEGMPDGHYAKFGGEDLPGYPQIWQKRVIP; translated from the coding sequence ATGACCCTCGCGGTCGGTGCCGTGGCAGCTCTTGCCCTGGTCGGGTGCACCACGGATCCGACCGTCACCGGGCCCGGAGCCAGTACCACCCCGGCGACCACCAGCGCCGCGGCCGAGTCATCCACCGCGCCCAGCACCCCGTCCACCGAGTGGTTCGACCAGGCGGTCTACGACGAACAGTTCGCCCAACGCTCGGTCACCCCCGAAGGGCCCGCCGACAAGCCCTACCTGCAGCACATCAACGCGGAGATGGTCTCCACCGCAAAGTACAAGTCCACCGGCGCCAAGAAGGCCTGCTTCGCCAACGCCTCGATCTCCAACCCGTGGCGGCAGACCGGCTGGATCACCATGAACGAGCAGCTCAAGGAACTGCAGAAATCCGGTGCCATCTCCGAGATGGAAACCCGTGATGCCAAGGACTCCGACGACACCCAGATCGCCGACATCGACTACTTCATCAACGAGGGCGAGTGCGATGTCTTCATCATCTCCCCGAACTCCACCGCGGCGATGACCCCGGCCGTGGAACGCGCCTGCAAGACCGACAAACCGGTCATCGTCTTTGACCGCGGCGTCCAGACCGACTGCCCCGTCACCTTCATCCACCCCATTGGCGGCTTCGCCTGGGGCATCGACACCGCGGAGTTCCTCAACGACAACCTCCAGTCCGGCGACAAGGTCGTCGCCCTGCGCATCCTGCCGGGAGTGGACGTGCTCGAACAGCGCTGGGCCGCGGCCGAGAAGCTCTTCAAGGAATCCGGCGTCGAGGCCGTTGACTACTTCACCGGCGCCGACCCGGTGGAGATCAAGAAGATCATCTCCGACGAGCTGGCCAAGGGCGAAGTGAAGGGCATCTGGATGGACGCCGGCGACGGCGCCGTGGCAGCCATCGAGGCGTTCGAGGACGCCGGCAAGGCCCTGCCGGTGATGACCGGCGAGGACGAGCTTTCCTTCCTGCGCAAGTGGAAGGACACCGGCATCACCGCGCTGGGCCCGGTCTACTCCAACTTCCAGTGGCGCACCCCGCTGCTGGCAGCCGCCGACATCTTCGCCGGCAAGGAGGTCCCGAAGGAATGGGTGCTGCCGCAGTCCCCGATCACCTCGGCCGACCTTGACTCCTACCTCACCGCGAACGAGGGCATGCCCGACGGGCACTACGCCAAGTTCGGCGGCGAGGACCTGCCGGGCTACCCGCAGATCTGGCAGAAGCGCGTCATCCCATAG
- a CDS encoding amino acid permease — translation MTTQNIAAGTSKPTLRQQLGARKPIEAFMAEAGNGTDGPKLRRTLGLLHLTMISVGATLGTGIFVVLSSSVPMAGPAVWISFAIAGLAALFAALSYAEMAGAVPVSGSSYTYTYATMGEGLAWICGWCLVLEYAVSVAAIAVGAGEYLNEMARTLGIDLPAALTNPPGTDGGVFNIPALLIVLFATVLLVRGTHESAMVNTVLVFIKIAVLLFFIVIAFSAFTSGNFDPLLPMGTAGVSAAAARLFFSYIGFDAASTAGEEAKNPQRDLPRAIVLSMVIITSLYILVAISAIGARQWNWFEGKEAALAQLLQEVTGQGWVALLFAAGAVLSIVSIVITVLYGQTRILVAMSRDGMVPAVFGRISPRNGAPVAGTWITGGAVALVAGLVPLGQLADATSIGTLFAFSLVSLAVIFLRRTQPELPRTFNVPFYPLTPILAILFCGYLMANLGVSTWVVFGAWMVVGAFIYLGYGRRHSKLAADWGSLRK, via the coding sequence ATGACCACGCAAAACATTGCAGCGGGCACATCCAAGCCCACGCTGCGCCAACAACTGGGCGCACGCAAGCCCATCGAGGCATTCATGGCCGAGGCCGGCAACGGCACCGACGGCCCCAAGCTGCGCCGCACCCTTGGGCTGCTGCACCTGACCATGATCAGCGTCGGGGCCACGCTGGGCACCGGCATCTTCGTGGTGCTCTCCTCCTCGGTGCCGATGGCAGGGCCCGCAGTGTGGATCTCCTTCGCCATCGCCGGGCTTGCCGCCCTTTTCGCAGCACTGTCCTACGCGGAAATGGCCGGCGCCGTCCCGGTGTCGGGGTCAAGCTACACCTACACGTACGCGACCATGGGCGAGGGGCTGGCCTGGATCTGCGGCTGGTGCCTGGTGCTCGAATACGCGGTTTCCGTTGCCGCGATCGCCGTGGGAGCCGGCGAATACCTCAACGAGATGGCCCGCACGCTGGGCATCGACCTGCCCGCCGCACTGACCAATCCCCCGGGCACCGACGGAGGGGTCTTTAACATCCCCGCCCTGCTGATCGTCCTGTTTGCCACGGTGCTGCTGGTGCGCGGGACCCACGAATCGGCCATGGTCAACACCGTGCTGGTGTTCATCAAGATCGCTGTGCTGCTCTTCTTCATCGTGATCGCCTTCAGCGCCTTCACCTCCGGCAACTTCGACCCGCTGTTGCCCATGGGCACCGCCGGGGTCTCGGCCGCCGCGGCGCGCCTGTTCTTCTCCTACATCGGCTTCGACGCGGCCTCCACGGCCGGGGAGGAAGCCAAGAACCCGCAGCGCGACCTGCCCCGTGCCATCGTGCTGTCGATGGTCATCATCACCTCGCTGTACATCCTGGTGGCAATCTCCGCGATCGGCGCCCGCCAGTGGAACTGGTTCGAGGGCAAGGAGGCGGCGCTGGCGCAGCTGCTTCAGGAGGTCACCGGACAGGGCTGGGTGGCGCTGCTCTTCGCCGCCGGCGCTGTGCTCTCCATCGTCTCCATCGTCATCACCGTGCTCTACGGGCAGACCCGCATCCTGGTGGCGATGAGCCGCGACGGCATGGTCCCGGCGGTCTTCGGGCGGATCTCGCCGCGCAACGGCGCACCGGTGGCCGGCACCTGGATCACCGGCGGGGCCGTGGCCCTGGTGGCCGGCCTGGTTCCGCTGGGCCAGCTGGCCGACGCGACTTCCATCGGCACGCTCTTCGCGTTCTCGCTGGTGTCCCTGGCGGTCATCTTCCTGCGCCGGACCCAGCCGGAACTGCCGCGCACCTTCAACGTGCCGTTCTACCCGCTGACCCCGATCCTGGCGATCCTGTTCTGCGGGTACCTGATGGCAAACCTCGGGGTAAGCACCTGGGTGGTCTTCGGGGCCTGGATGGTCGTGGGTGCCTTCATCTACCTGGGCTACGGGCGCAGGCACTCGAAGCTTGCCGCCGACTGGGGCAGCCTGCGGAAGTAG
- a CDS encoding sugar phosphate isomerase/epimerase family protein — MERKLGVNTWIWTSPLRDDDVPELAAHVASLGFDAIELPLENLGDWDPKRTAGVLAKHSLAPVLIGAMSPGRNLVSAPDTEIAATQTYLRGLIDAAAALGASTIAGPFYAATGRTWSMNEVHRRATYTQLRENLAPLVDHAASKGVMLAIEPLNRYETSLINTVDQAFDALEPLLGPGLGIALDSYHLNIEEQDIAAAVARATGHIAHVQVCGNDRGTVGADHFDWHGFIRALDLAGYDGPLCVESFTPENASIAVAASIWRPLASSQDALAADSLGYLRNLQAGGLR; from the coding sequence ATGGAACGCAAACTGGGCGTCAACACCTGGATCTGGACCTCCCCGCTGCGCGACGACGACGTCCCGGAACTGGCAGCCCACGTCGCCTCCCTGGGGTTCGACGCGATCGAGCTGCCGCTGGAGAACCTCGGCGACTGGGACCCGAAGCGCACCGCCGGCGTGCTGGCCAAGCATTCCCTGGCCCCGGTCCTCATCGGCGCGATGTCCCCGGGCCGCAACCTGGTCTCCGCACCCGACACCGAGATCGCCGCCACCCAGACCTACCTGCGCGGACTCATCGACGCCGCCGCAGCCCTCGGGGCGAGCACCATCGCCGGCCCGTTCTACGCAGCCACCGGACGGACCTGGTCGATGAACGAGGTCCACCGCCGGGCCACCTACACCCAGTTGCGCGAGAACCTCGCCCCGCTGGTTGACCACGCCGCATCCAAGGGCGTGATGCTGGCCATCGAGCCGCTGAACCGCTACGAAACCTCGCTGATCAACACCGTGGACCAAGCCTTCGACGCGCTCGAGCCGTTGCTCGGGCCCGGGCTCGGGATCGCGCTGGACAGCTACCACCTGAACATCGAGGAACAAGACATCGCCGCCGCCGTCGCCCGCGCCACCGGGCACATCGCCCACGTGCAGGTTTGCGGCAACGACCGCGGCACCGTGGGTGCCGACCACTTCGACTGGCACGGCTTCATCCGCGCCCTGGACCTGGCCGGGTACGACGGCCCGCTGTGCGTGGAATCGTTCACCCCGGAGAACGCCTCGATCGCGGTCGCCGCCTCCATTTGGCGGCCGCTGGCCAGCAGCCAGGACGCGCTGGCCGCGGACTCGCTGGGCTACCTGAGGAACCTGCAAGCGGGGGGACTGCGCTGA
- a CDS encoding ABC transporter ATP-binding protein, with amino-acid sequence MIEANPAPETAASPAAPPSTTLVLSARSLRRAYGSTLALDGVDLDIRTGESVAIMGPSGSGKSTLLHTLAGIERPDSGSVLFTPAHGAPREITALGESERSGLRRGSFGFVFQSGLLIPELTAVENVAMALLINGTPRAAALPRATEWLRALGLGGMEERRIGQLSGGQTQRVAIARAQVTGAQVTFADEPTGALDSGTGAEVLAILMDSTTGRGNTLVMVTHDAEVAARCDRTIRLRDGRILAEQTAAAASGSPRTETPGTAQ; translated from the coding sequence ATGATCGAAGCAAACCCCGCACCCGAGACCGCCGCTTCCCCTGCGGCACCCCCATCCACCACCCTGGTGCTTTCCGCCCGGTCCCTGCGCCGCGCCTATGGATCGACCTTGGCGCTGGACGGCGTGGACCTGGACATCCGCACCGGAGAGTCCGTGGCCATCATGGGTCCCTCAGGCTCGGGCAAGTCCACGCTGCTGCACACCCTGGCCGGCATCGAACGCCCGGACTCCGGCTCGGTGCTCTTCACCCCGGCCCATGGGGCACCGCGGGAAATCACCGCGTTGGGGGAGTCCGAACGCTCCGGGCTGCGCCGCGGGTCCTTCGGCTTCGTCTTCCAGTCCGGGCTGCTGATCCCGGAGCTCACCGCGGTGGAGAACGTGGCGATGGCGCTGCTGATCAACGGGACCCCGCGCGCCGCGGCGCTGCCCCGCGCCACCGAATGGCTGCGTGCGCTGGGACTGGGCGGCATGGAGGAGCGGCGCATCGGCCAGCTCTCCGGCGGCCAGACCCAGCGCGTGGCCATCGCCCGCGCCCAGGTCACCGGCGCGCAGGTGACCTTCGCCGACGAGCCCACCGGCGCCCTGGATTCGGGCACCGGTGCCGAGGTCCTGGCGATCCTGATGGATTCCACCACCGGGCGCGGAAACACGCTGGTCATGGTGACCCACGATGCCGAGGTTGCCGCACGCTGCGACAGGACCATCAGGCTGCGCGACGGACGCATCCTCGCCGAACAGACCGCGGCTGCAGCCTCGGGAAGCCCTCGGACCGAAACCCCGGGAACGGCGCAGTGA
- a CDS encoding ABC transporter permease, translated as MNAIRTLLSPRGAVFLLLAGLLIAITVISPSFAEPSQLIRFTQRVAPIAIVAIGQYFVIVGGEFDLSMGSLITAQVVIAGNLIGQDAGRIFPVLILMLVLGVLVGLVNGLLVTLLKVPSFIVTLGMMLALLGGVMYWTGGAATGNPVDSFRQLGRGGIRGVPVIEILPYSVLVLAAVLAAAIWLTRTSFGRTIIALGDNPRAVRYAGARSWWVTTSTFVISALTATISGILLVGYAGVHPKVGQGYEFIAITAVVLGGVVLGGGRGWVVAAMAGAFALEALFTLLNFAEVPSTLRDGIQGIIIIAAVAYSASPLGGARRKSAPPAPPQTSPPDGKEPVAPAHLGS; from the coding sequence ATGAACGCCATCCGCACCCTGCTCAGCCCGCGCGGCGCCGTCTTCCTGCTGCTGGCGGGCCTGCTCATCGCCATCACCGTAATCAGCCCGTCCTTCGCCGAACCCAGCCAACTGATCCGCTTCACCCAGCGCGTGGCCCCCATCGCGATCGTGGCCATCGGGCAGTACTTCGTGATCGTCGGAGGCGAATTCGACCTGTCCATGGGCTCGCTGATCACCGCCCAGGTGGTCATCGCCGGCAACCTGATCGGGCAGGACGCCGGCCGCATCTTCCCGGTGCTGATCCTGATGCTGGTGCTTGGCGTGCTGGTGGGATTGGTCAACGGGCTGCTGGTCACCTTGCTGAAGGTCCCCTCCTTCATCGTCACCCTGGGGATGATGCTCGCGCTGCTGGGCGGTGTCATGTACTGGACCGGGGGAGCGGCCACCGGCAACCCGGTCGATTCCTTCCGGCAGCTGGGCCGCGGCGGCATCCGCGGCGTGCCGGTCATCGAGATCCTGCCCTACTCGGTGCTGGTCCTGGCCGCCGTGCTCGCCGCGGCGATCTGGCTCACCCGCACCTCCTTCGGCCGCACCATCATCGCCCTGGGCGACAACCCGCGGGCCGTCCGCTACGCCGGGGCAAGGTCCTGGTGGGTCACAACCTCCACCTTCGTGATCTCCGCACTGACCGCCACCATCTCCGGGATCCTGCTGGTCGGCTACGCCGGGGTCCACCCCAAGGTCGGGCAGGGCTACGAATTCATCGCGATCACCGCGGTGGTCCTCGGCGGAGTGGTGCTCGGCGGCGGACGCGGCTGGGTGGTTGCCGCGATGGCCGGGGCGTTCGCGCTCGAGGCCCTGTTCACGCTGCTGAACTTCGCCGAGGTCCCCTCCACGCTGCGCGACGGCATCCAGGGCATCATCATCATTGCCGCCGTCGCCTACTCCGCCTCCCCACTCGGCGGCGCCAGGCGCAAGTCCGCCCCGCCGGCCCCGCCACAGACTTCCCCGCCAGACGGGAAGGAGCCGGTCGCACCCGCGCACCTTGGCTCATGA